The Candidatus Moraniibacteriota bacterium genome has a segment encoding these proteins:
- the rplK gene encoding 50S ribosomal protein L11, whose amino-acid sequence MAKKIKIIIKLQVVGGKANPAPPIGPVLGQHGIAIQEFCTRFNDATKDKMGEVVPVEITVYEDRSFDFIMKTAPAAELLKKAAGIGKGAANPLKDKVGKVTKAQLEEIAKKKMVDLNANDVEGAMKIVAGTARSMGIKIE is encoded by the coding sequence ATGGCAAAGAAAATTAAAATAATTATCAAGCTCCAAGTTGTTGGAGGAAAAGCTAATCCTGCACCTCCAATTGGTCCGGTTCTAGGACAGCACGGAATTGCAATTCAGGAATTTTGTACTCGCTTTAATGATGCTACAAAAGATAAAATGGGCGAAGTTGTTCCTGTTGAAATTACGGTATATGAAGATCGCTCTTTTGATTTCATCATGAAAACTGCTCCGGCAGCTGAACTTTTGAAAAAGGCAGCTGGCATAGGAAAAGGAGCTGCCAACCCACTGAAAGATAAAGTAGGTAAAGTTACTAAGGCTCAGCTGGAAGAAATTGCAAAGAAAAAAATGGTTGATCTTAATGCTAATGATGTTGAAGGTGCAATGAAAATTGTAGCTGGTACAGCCAGGTCAATGGGAATTAAAATAGAATAA
- a CDS encoding cytidine/deoxycytidylate deaminase family protein: MKEEKYVRPSWDEYFLKIVELVGSRGTCDRGRSGCVITKDRRILATGYVGSPIGIDHCDEIGHEMHTVRHADGHETQHCIRTSHAELNAIANAARFGVSLEGSTLYCHMTPCYTCAKVIINAGIKRVVANMDYHAGERSKEVFKEAGVQYELVNNEIQKYENM; the protein is encoded by the coding sequence ATGAAAGAAGAAAAATACGTACGTCCATCATGGGATGAATATTTTCTGAAAATAGTCGAACTAGTTGGCTCAAGGGGGACATGCGACAGAGGAAGATCTGGTTGTGTTATCACTAAAGACAGAAGAATTTTAGCTACTGGCTATGTTGGTTCTCCAATAGGCATTGATCACTGTGATGAAATCGGTCATGAGATGCATACAGTAAGGCACGCTGATGGCCATGAAACCCAACACTGTATAAGAACTTCGCATGCTGAATTAAATGCCATAGCAAATGCTGCTCGTTTTGGGGTTTCCTTAGAAGGATCAACTCTCTATTGTCATATGACCCCGTGCTATACATGCGCTAAAGTAATAATTAATGCGGGAATCAAGAGAGTTGTGGCCAATATGGATTATCATGCCGGAGAAAGAAGCAAGGAAGTTTTTAAAGAAGCTGGAGTGCAATATGAATTAGTGAACAATGAGATCCAAAAATACGAAAACATGTAA
- a CDS encoding AAA family ATPase produces MAKLILGLAGEMGCGKGTIAKHIVGEHRGSSHRFSTVLRDVLDRLHIEQSRDNLQIISTSLRKNFGEDLLSKVMYKDTLDDSHEVVVVDGVRRMSDILYLENVPHFKLIYVETDIKIRYERIIKREENSDDDKKSFSEFEKSNQDESESQIRDLKNYANYIVDNNGTFVDLYNQIEKIIKENLQ; encoded by the coding sequence ATGGCTAAATTAATACTAGGTCTTGCTGGCGAAATGGGATGTGGAAAAGGAACAATTGCAAAACACATAGTCGGAGAACACAGAGGAAGCTCGCACCGTTTCTCGACTGTTTTGCGTGATGTATTAGACAGGCTCCATATAGAACAATCTCGTGATAATTTGCAAATAATTTCAACCAGTCTTCGTAAAAATTTTGGAGAAGATTTGCTTTCTAAGGTTATGTATAAGGACACTCTTGATGACAGTCATGAGGTAGTTGTAGTAGATGGAGTGCGCAGGATGTCAGATATTTTATACCTCGAAAATGTTCCTCATTTCAAACTTATTTATGTAGAGACTGATATTAAAATCCGATACGAACGTATAATTAAAAGAGAAGAAAATTCGGATGATGATAAGAAGTCATTTAGTGAATTTGAAAAATCAAATCAGGATGAATCAGAATCACAGATTCGTGACTTGAAGAATTATGCAAATTATATTGTGGATAACAATGGAACATTTGTTGATTTATATAATCAGATTGAAAAAATAATAAAAGAAAATTTACAGTGA
- a CDS encoding FAD-dependent thymidylate synthase, with protein sequence MFKIRLNPNARPLVKASHAARKCYQSKPPKWGDMIDVEGRLFGPSHHTTLEHNLYSFDIEGVSIGDITFGMHLANPFYNTDQRSGRYCAKMFLEPNFREIKKYIRTFWPEVNEREIKNVLGYIKKGVMIYHQNIGKATEISTELIKKERPLVSAGNLDANAPKIAQEQMRMFISLIFPTGVDFSVDLVSLFSMYHSAWTPSMRHITDEMVKKILRKFPEVDFMFQRKFPKQWEMKMPSADSIKIKYKPSLKLLNIEGIEDFVLPPSEIMYPIDLLHFLPDTMNNNTGGIRTKIEISAATMGQDQRHRTIGRGEPKFTGNFYLPPILRRMKMEKEALGLMNQWLSVSQNIPNSLAMILAPYGAMVTYKKRGSFNAVAHEQGKRLCFCAQEEIYHLGRMLRLAIQKKGEKYEKLLQIFEPPCYRAGKCIEGLRYCGRDIELRLIGDYFPERNI encoded by the coding sequence ATGTTTAAAATAAGGTTAAATCCCAATGCTAGGCCGCTTGTAAAAGCTTCACATGCGGCGAGAAAATGCTATCAATCAAAGCCTCCTAAATGGGGAGACATGATTGATGTCGAAGGAAGACTTTTTGGACCCAGCCATCATACTACACTGGAACATAATCTTTACAGTTTTGATATTGAAGGAGTGTCTATTGGCGACATAACTTTTGGAATGCATTTGGCTAATCCGTTTTACAACACCGATCAAAGAAGCGGACGCTATTGCGCTAAAATGTTTTTGGAACCGAATTTCAGAGAAATAAAGAAATATATCAGAACATTTTGGCCGGAAGTGAATGAGCGTGAAATTAAGAATGTTCTGGGATATATCAAAAAAGGAGTTATGATTTATCACCAGAATATAGGAAAAGCAACGGAAATTTCCACTGAATTAATCAAAAAAGAACGTCCTCTTGTTTCTGCCGGAAATTTGGACGCAAATGCCCCAAAAATCGCGCAGGAGCAAATGCGGATGTTTATTTCTTTGATTTTCCCAACTGGTGTGGACTTTTCTGTAGACTTGGTCTCATTGTTTTCCATGTATCATTCTGCCTGGACGCCGTCTATGCGACATATAACAGATGAGATGGTTAAAAAGATCCTGAGAAAATTTCCGGAAGTTGATTTTATGTTCCAGCGGAAATTTCCAAAACAATGGGAAATGAAGATGCCATCAGCAGATTCGATAAAAATAAAATACAAACCTTCACTTAAGCTTTTGAACATTGAAGGCATCGAAGATTTTGTTTTGCCACCGTCAGAGATTATGTATCCCATTGATCTCTTGCATTTCCTGCCTGATACCATGAACAACAATACTGGAGGCATCAGAACAAAAATAGAAATTTCTGCTGCTACCATGGGTCAAGATCAGAGGCATCGCACTATTGGCAGAGGTGAACCGAAATTTACCGGCAATTTCTATCTGCCGCCAATTTTACGCAGAATGAAAATGGAAAAAGAAGCACTTGGATTAATGAACCAATGGCTGAGTGTTTCTCAGAATATTCCAAATTCGCTGGCCATGATTTTGGCTCCCTACGGCGCCATGGTGACCTACAAAAAACGCGGATCATTCAATGCTGTTGCCCATGAACAAGGCAAGCGTCTCTGTTTCTGTGCGCAGGAGGAGATTTACCATCTAGGAAGAATGTTGCGTTTGGCGATTCAGAAAAAAGGAGAAAAATATGAAAAACTTCTTCAAATTTTCGAGCCACCTTGCTACCGAGCAGGAAAATGCATTGAAGGACTTCGTTATTGTGGACGTGATATTGAATTACGTCTGATTGGAGACTATTTTCCAGAAAGAAATATTTAA
- a CDS encoding nucleoside triphosphate pyrophosphohydrolase family protein: MDFKEYQEKSRKTAIYPKIGESFVYPALGLGDEAGEVLGKIKKIFRDKDGKVDDETKEAIEKELGDVLWYLSQLSTELGLSLDEVAEKNIKKLYDRMERGKLHGDGDNR; the protein is encoded by the coding sequence ATGGATTTTAAGGAGTATCAGGAAAAATCTAGAAAAACAGCAATTTATCCTAAAATTGGAGAAAGTTTTGTATATCCGGCATTAGGATTGGGCGATGAAGCCGGGGAAGTTTTAGGAAAAATCAAGAAAATATTTAGAGATAAGGATGGCAAAGTAGATGATGAAACTAAAGAAGCCATAGAAAAGGAACTCGGGGATGTTTTATGGTATTTATCTCAGCTTTCAACAGAGCTTGGGTTATCATTAGATGAAGTTGCAGAAAAGAATATAAAAAAACTATATGATAGAATGGAAAGGGGAAAATTGCATGGAGATGGAGATAATCGATAA
- the rplA gene encoding 50S ribosomal protein L1, which produces MKRGKKYRAISEKVDKNKTYLITEALTLIKEGKIAKFDESVEVHIKLGLDTKKGDQQVRAAVVLPHGIGKTKKIAVVTSTKAKEAKEAGADIVGAEDFIEKIKQGKIDGFDVLVASPEMMPKLAPAAKILGPRGLMPSPKTETVSDKIKETVEMLKKGKLSFKNDASGVVHQVIGKSSFEIKKLEENYTTFIEAVNKAKPAGVKGKYIISISICSTMGPSMKVNL; this is translated from the coding sequence ATGAAAAGAGGAAAAAAATACAGAGCTATTTCTGAAAAAGTGGATAAGAATAAAACTTATCTTATTACGGAAGCCCTGACTCTTATAAAGGAAGGAAAAATTGCAAAATTCGATGAATCAGTAGAAGTTCACATAAAATTGGGTCTGGATACAAAAAAAGGAGACCAACAGGTTCGCGCAGCTGTTGTTTTGCCACACGGAATTGGAAAAACAAAGAAAATTGCAGTTGTAACTTCAACGAAAGCTAAAGAAGCTAAAGAAGCTGGTGCTGATATTGTAGGTGCTGAAGATTTTATTGAAAAAATAAAACAGGGAAAAATTGATGGATTTGATGTTTTGGTTGCCAGCCCAGAAATGATGCCTAAACTTGCCCCGGCAGCAAAAATTCTTGGGCCACGTGGATTGATGCCAAGTCCTAAAACTGAAACTGTTTCCGATAAAATTAAAGAAACTGTAGAAATGCTTAAAAAAGGAAAATTAAGTTTTAAAAATGATGCCTCAGGAGTTGTTCATCAAGTTATAGGAAAAAGTTCTTTCGAGATCAAAAAATTAGAGGAAAATTATACTACTTTCATAGAGGCTGTTAATAAGGCTAAGCCAGCAGGAGTAAAAGGAAAATACATAATTTCTATTTCTATTTGTTCGACAATGGGACCATCAATGAAAGTTAATTTATAG
- a CDS encoding undecaprenyl-diphosphate phosphatase: MEIFQSTILGIIQGLGEFLPISSTAHLILAPYFFGWQDPGLSFDVALHIGTLIAVIGFFWKDWLEIFSVASNNIFHTNFKLKINETKNYSASLLWLLVIASVPGAIFGFLLETQAEQAFRHPLIIAFTLSIVGLILYLVDRYAIHKKDIQNTSFKDAIIIGLSQAVAIIPGVSRSGATMTAALACGLSREQAARFSFLLSTPIIFGAAIFKIPELFKTGINVPILLGILAAAVSGYLAIKYMLCFIQKVGYAPFFWYRLVLAMIVIMVYFTK; encoded by the coding sequence ATGGAAATTTTTCAGTCGACAATTTTAGGAATCATTCAGGGACTTGGAGAATTTTTGCCGATTTCTTCAACTGCGCATCTGATTTTGGCACCGTATTTTTTTGGCTGGCAGGATCCAGGACTTTCTTTTGATGTGGCACTTCACATAGGAACGCTCATTGCAGTCATAGGATTTTTTTGGAAAGATTGGCTGGAAATTTTTTCAGTAGCATCAAATAATATTTTTCACACAAACTTTAAGCTAAAGATTAATGAAACTAAAAATTATTCAGCTAGCTTATTGTGGCTTTTGGTTATTGCATCTGTTCCGGGAGCTATTTTTGGATTTTTACTCGAGACTCAAGCCGAACAAGCTTTTCGCCATCCTCTGATTATAGCTTTTACTTTGAGCATAGTCGGTCTGATTTTATATTTAGTTGATAGATACGCAATCCATAAAAAGGATATACAAAACACTAGTTTTAAAGACGCGATTATTATAGGACTTTCACAGGCCGTAGCTATTATTCCTGGGGTTTCCAGATCAGGCGCCACTATGACAGCAGCTTTGGCTTGCGGTTTATCTAGAGAGCAGGCGGCTAGATTTTCTTTTCTCCTTTCCACGCCAATAATTTTTGGGGCGGCAATTTTTAAAATCCCGGAACTTTTTAAAACAGGGATTAATGTTCCTATTTTATTGGGTATTTTAGCGGCTGCCGTAAGCGGATATCTGGCTATTAAATATATGCTGTGCTTTATTCAGAAAGTTGGTTACGCTCCATTTTTTTGGTACAGGTTAGTGCTAGCTATGATTGTAATAATGGTTTATTTTACAAAGTGA
- the secE gene encoding preprotein translocase subunit SecE: MNKIVTFVQEAKDELMKVNWPSKKQTINYTLLVVAVSLAVAGFLGGLDSVFGYALRTFILK, from the coding sequence ATGAACAAAATTGTTACATTTGTGCAGGAGGCTAAAGACGAACTTATGAAAGTAAATTGGCCTTCAAAAAAACAAACTATAAATTACACCTTGCTGGTTGTGGCTGTAAGTTTGGCAGTAGCTGGTTTTCTTGGTGGTTTAGATTCTGTTTTTGGATACGCCCTAAGAACATTTATTTTAAAATAA
- a CDS encoding FAD-dependent thymidylate synthase — MNILEKHIIKKLSDNGFVLVLNTEAKIDGQAEAMLQALHSRSTGGIKNHLSVLEEKGAENFMERFYVGYGHKSIGDCGSATVFVEGISMLAAKAIQDWRLYSGQEASTRYVDFSDQKFLNPAGTKEGEEILENWRKFYLDSQDPVREHLKKQFPKNNDEDQKIYDKAIMARAFDITRSFLPAGATTNVAWRMNFRQFADELMLLRHHPLKEIRDIAEKTEEALRDMYTSSFGQERFANTEDYNKKWMQGKYYYKNDSLRDFTLLYDNVDRKMLSEYKNVLESRPIKTELPMAIAECGMVGYEFLLDFGSFRDLQRHRAIVQRMPLLNLSHGFNEWYLKSLPDNLREKTEEFIKSQEEKIKKLGVSEEGMQYYVAMGYKVPCRLAGDLKALVYLVELRSTRFVHPTLVEQILKMIKSLKELFAKDGLVLHLDEEPNRFDIRRGQQDIVEK, encoded by the coding sequence ATGAATATTCTCGAAAAACATATAATAAAAAAATTATCAGATAATGGATTTGTTCTTGTACTTAATACGGAAGCTAAAATTGACGGACAAGCAGAAGCAATGCTTCAGGCGTTGCATTCTCGTTCAACAGGCGGAATAAAAAATCACCTCAGTGTTCTTGAAGAAAAAGGTGCTGAAAATTTTATGGAAAGATTCTATGTTGGATATGGACATAAATCTATAGGGGATTGCGGAAGTGCAACAGTTTTTGTTGAAGGTATTTCTATGCTGGCTGCTAAAGCCATACAAGATTGGAGACTATATTCTGGTCAGGAAGCTTCCACTCGATATGTTGATTTTTCTGATCAGAAATTTTTGAATCCTGCTGGAACCAAAGAAGGAGAAGAAATTCTGGAAAATTGGAGAAAGTTTTATTTAGATTCTCAGGATCCGGTACGCGAACATCTAAAAAAACAATTTCCGAAAAACAATGATGAAGATCAAAAAATATATGACAAAGCCATAATGGCCAGAGCTTTTGATATAACTCGATCTTTTCTGCCGGCAGGCGCCACAACAAATGTGGCTTGGAGGATGAATTTTAGGCAATTTGCAGATGAATTGATGCTTTTGCGTCATCATCCTCTCAAAGAAATCAGGGACATCGCAGAAAAAACAGAAGAAGCCCTAAGGGATATGTATACCAGTTCTTTTGGGCAGGAAAGGTTCGCTAATACCGAAGATTACAATAAAAAATGGATGCAGGGAAAATATTATTATAAAAATGATTCACTCAGGGATTTCACTTTGCTGTATGACAATGTTGATAGAAAAATGCTTTCAGAGTATAAAAATGTTTTGGAATCTCGACCGATAAAAACAGAGCTGCCGATGGCAATCGCTGAATGCGGAATGGTAGGATATGAATTTCTTTTGGATTTCGGATCTTTTCGTGACCTGCAAAGACATCGCGCTATTGTGCAAAGAATGCCACTTTTGAATTTATCTCACGGATTCAATGAATGGTATCTGAAATCTTTGCCGGATAATCTTCGAGAAAAAACAGAAGAATTTATAAAATCACAGGAAGAAAAAATAAAGAAATTGGGCGTCAGCGAGGAAGGAATGCAATACTATGTCGCCATGGGATATAAAGTGCCTTGCAGACTGGCAGGAGATTTGAAAGCCTTGGTTTATCTGGTTGAGCTCAGGTCTACAAGATTTGTACATCCGACATTGGTAGAGCAGATTTTGAAAATGATAAAAAGCCTCAAGGAACTTTTTGCCAAGGATGGACTGGTGCTTCATCTGGATGAAGAACCAAACAGGTTTGATATAAGAAGGGGACAGCAGGATATTGTAGAGAAATAA
- the miaA gene encoding tRNA (adenosine(37)-N6)-dimethylallyltransferase MiaA — MKKLTLPKIIVLLGPTASGKSDIAIKLAQEFNGEIISADSRQVYRGMNIGSGKVTEAEQKMAIHHMLDIADPNDEFNISHFKKSAEKIIKDILKRKKLPIICGGTGFWIKAIVDNLQLPEVKPDKKLRNLLSNKSAEELFKMLRKLDPERAESIDPKNKVRLIRAIEICETLGTVPKMTTADKESRKYEFLQISINVPKKILTEKIKKRLEQRFKQGMIEEVQNLNKNGVSWERLEYFGLEYRWIARYLQNKVSLSEMKEKLYFDIIHYAKRQMTWFKKDKRILWLKDYREIKKEIMQFLKH; from the coding sequence TTAACTTTACCCAAAATAATCGTTCTTTTAGGTCCTACTGCATCAGGAAAATCGGATATTGCTATTAAGCTTGCCCAGGAATTTAACGGGGAAATAATTTCTGCTGACAGCCGGCAAGTTTATCGCGGGATGAATATTGGTTCTGGCAAGGTAACAGAAGCGGAACAGAAAATGGCAATTCATCATATGCTTGATATTGCCGACCCTAATGATGAGTTTAATATTTCACATTTCAAAAAATCAGCGGAAAAAATAATTAAAGATATTTTAAAGCGGAAAAAATTGCCCATTATTTGCGGAGGTACCGGATTCTGGATCAAGGCTATTGTTGATAATTTGCAGTTGCCGGAAGTGAAACCAGATAAAAAGTTGCGTAACTTGTTAAGCAACAAATCAGCCGAAGAACTTTTTAAAATGCTAAGAAAGCTTGATCCAGAAAGAGCGGAAAGTATTGATCCAAAAAATAAAGTGCGCTTAATTCGCGCCATTGAAATCTGTGAAACATTAGGTACTGTTCCGAAAATGACAACTGCCGATAAAGAGTCAAGGAAATATGAATTTTTACAAATTAGCATCAACGTGCCGAAAAAAATTTTAACTGAAAAAATAAAAAAACGCCTAGAGCAACGTTTTAAACAAGGGATGATTGAAGAAGTGCAGAATCTGAATAAAAATGGTGTTTCCTGGGAACGCTTGGAATATTTCGGCCTGGAATACCGCTGGATCGCCAGATATCTTCAAAATAAAGTTTCTCTTTCGGAAATGAAAGAAAAACTTTATTTTGATATCATACACTATGCCAAGCGTCAGATGACATGGTTCAAGAAAGATAAAAGAATTCTATGGCTGAAAGATTATAGAGAGATTAAAAAAGAAATAATGCAATTTCTAAAACACTAA
- the gatB gene encoding Asp-tRNA(Asn)/Glu-tRNA(Gln) amidotransferase subunit GatB — translation MKYIPTIGMEVHVELKTHSKMFCNSKNGLGLEKKPNIHICPVCTGQPGTLPVPNQQAIEFVQLAGLALNCEINVKSKFDRKNYFYPDLPKGYQISQYDQPLCGKGRININGKEIGITRIHLEEDTGKLIHPKGADYTLVDFNRAGVPLMELVTEPDFENGEQARLFCTKLQQICRYLGISDADMEKGNMRCEVNLSLHKEGENKLSGTKVEVKNINSFRFVEKAINYEIERQKEILEKGDKVVQETRGWDSVKNVTVSQRKKESAHDYRYFPEPDIPPMEFTQQYIKNLKTRLPELPDAKEKRFASEYSLDNDDIAILTAQNDLAEYFEQVIGEIKEKILSHEIKSPEERVIKLATNYIISELRKHLVENKHDVKDLKITPENYAELIGLIADGKINSSAAQKVLKDMYHTGGDPSQIIEEKNLGQMQDASELEAAVESVLEANAKSVEDYKSGKQNALQFLVGQIMKETKGKANPGMVMELLRKKIK, via the coding sequence ATGAAATATATACCAACAATTGGCATGGAAGTTCATGTGGAACTAAAAACTCATTCCAAAATGTTTTGTAATTCCAAAAATGGTTTAGGCTTAGAAAAAAAACCAAATATACATATTTGTCCAGTTTGCACGGGCCAGCCGGGGACTTTACCTGTTCCTAATCAACAGGCAATTGAATTTGTGCAACTGGCTGGATTAGCCCTGAATTGCGAAATAAATGTTAAATCAAAGTTCGACCGTAAGAATTATTTTTATCCCGACCTGCCTAAGGGCTATCAAATATCCCAATATGATCAACCGCTTTGCGGAAAGGGGCGTATCAATATAAATGGAAAAGAAATTGGTATAACTCGCATACATTTAGAAGAAGACACAGGCAAACTTATCCATCCCAAGGGAGCTGATTATACCCTGGTTGATTTTAATCGCGCCGGAGTGCCTCTTATGGAATTAGTAACTGAACCTGATTTTGAAAATGGGGAACAAGCTAGATTATTCTGCACTAAGCTGCAACAGATTTGCCGTTATCTGGGAATTTCTGATGCTGACATGGAAAAGGGGAATATGCGCTGCGAAGTTAATCTGTCTCTGCACAAGGAAGGAGAAAATAAATTAAGTGGAACGAAAGTTGAAGTAAAAAATATAAACTCATTCCGTTTCGTCGAAAAAGCCATAAATTATGAAATTGAAAGGCAAAAAGAAATTTTAGAAAAGGGCGATAAAGTTGTGCAGGAGACACGCGGTTGGGACAGTGTGAAAAATGTTACCGTTTCGCAGAGAAAAAAAGAGTCGGCTCATGATTACAGATATTTTCCGGAACCGGATATTCCGCCCATGGAATTTACTCAGCAATACATTAAGAATTTAAAGACAAGACTTCCCGAGCTTCCGGACGCTAAAGAAAAAAGATTTGCTTCAGAATACAGTCTTGATAATGATGACATCGCCATTCTTACGGCACAAAATGATCTGGCTGAATATTTTGAACAGGTGATAGGTGAAATAAAAGAAAAAATTTTATCCCATGAAATTAAATCTCCAGAAGAGAGGGTTATCAAGCTGGCAACTAACTATATTATTTCAGAATTGCGCAAGCACTTGGTTGAAAATAAACATGATGTAAAGGACTTGAAAATAACTCCAGAAAATTATGCAGAACTTATCGGATTGATCGCTGACGGAAAAATTAATTCAAGTGCAGCTCAAAAAGTTTTAAAAGATATGTATCATACAGGCGGTGATCCGTCTCAAATTATTGAAGAAAAAAATCTGGGGCAAATGCAGGATGCATCCGAACTGGAAGCTGCCGTTGAAAGTGTACTTGAAGCTAATGCAAAATCAGTTGAAGATTATAAATCCGGTAAGCAAAATGCTTTGCAGTTTTTGGTTGGACAAATTATGAAGGAAACCAAAGGAAAAGCTAACCCAGGAATGGTTATGGAACTACTTCGTAAAAAAATAAAATAA
- the nusG gene encoding transcription termination/antitermination protein NusG, with product MAKQTQHHGRAWYVIHTYSGYEDNVARNLKQRIESMDMQDLIFDVMVPKENKIKIKNGKRTVFEERIYPGYVLVNMVVTDASWYVVRNTPNVTGFIGLGTTPTPVDPHEIEMLKKRMGVAEPKYKIDLKAGDSIKINEGPFKDFDGKVQEFDEDKGKVKVLVSIFGRETPVELDFLQVSKI from the coding sequence ATGGCAAAACAAACACAACATCACGGCCGAGCTTGGTATGTGATTCATACATATTCTGGCTACGAAGATAATGTTGCTCGTAACCTTAAACAACGCATAGAATCCATGGATATGCAGGATCTTATTTTTGATGTAATGGTTCCAAAGGAAAATAAAATTAAAATTAAAAATGGTAAAAGGACGGTTTTTGAAGAGAGAATTTATCCCGGGTATGTTTTGGTTAATATGGTTGTTACAGATGCTTCATGGTATGTGGTTCGCAATACGCCTAATGTTACCGGATTTATTGGACTCGGGACAACTCCTACGCCGGTTGATCCTCATGAAATAGAAATGTTGAAAAAGAGGATGGGTGTAGCTGAGCCGAAATATAAGATAGATCTGAAAGCAGGAGACTCAATAAAGATAAATGAAGGGCCATTTAAAGATTTTGACGGAAAAGTTCAGGAGTTTGATGAAGACAAAGGAAAAGTTAAAGTTCTCGTTTCAATTTTTGGACGTGAAACCCCAGTAGAACTGGATTTCTTACAAGTAAGTAAGATATAA